The following coding sequences are from one Candidatus Nitrohelix vancouverensis window:
- a CDS encoding PepSY domain-containing protein, whose protein sequence is MVRLHRWAGLGMAIFLIIAGLTGSVIAFYHELDEALNPELFLVDEESGATQAPMAIAERLEKENPEFRISSVPFELEPGHSLEFGVDPNFNPATGKLYDLGYDQIFVNPYSGEIIGKRDWGECCLERRNLLPFLYKMHYSLHLPDRWGWWFMGIVAFVWIFDCFVGAWLTFPNDRPLISKWKPAWKLKRNAGPYRVNFDLHRAGGLWFWGVLLMLSVSGLYLNLGKEVFKPIVSIFSSYTATPFDLREPRPVEDPIVPKRSFREIIPVAEREAQERGWDMPAGGAFYSDSIGVYVVRFGPDHPSGLGRGTNHLYFDGIDGKALGARIPGEGTTGDLFMQIQFPLHTGQIAGLPGRILISITGLVVALLSLTGIVIWWKKRLPRTRPGVKLTSARLETRDSSS, encoded by the coding sequence CTGGTGCGTTTGCATCGATGGGCCGGGCTGGGGATGGCGATTTTTCTCATCATCGCGGGGCTGACCGGTAGCGTCATCGCGTTTTATCATGAACTGGACGAGGCGCTGAATCCCGAACTGTTCCTCGTTGACGAAGAGAGCGGCGCAACGCAGGCTCCTATGGCCATCGCTGAGCGTCTGGAGAAAGAAAATCCGGAATTTCGGATCAGTTCCGTGCCTTTCGAACTGGAGCCGGGTCACTCGCTGGAATTCGGGGTCGATCCCAATTTCAATCCGGCGACGGGCAAGCTCTATGATTTGGGCTACGATCAAATATTTGTTAATCCCTACAGCGGTGAAATCATTGGCAAGCGCGATTGGGGCGAATGTTGTCTGGAGCGCAGAAACCTCCTGCCTTTCCTTTATAAAATGCACTACAGCCTGCACCTGCCGGATCGCTGGGGCTGGTGGTTCATGGGCATTGTGGCCTTCGTGTGGATTTTCGACTGTTTTGTCGGCGCCTGGTTGACCTTTCCCAATGACAGACCGTTGATCAGTAAGTGGAAGCCCGCCTGGAAGTTAAAACGCAACGCGGGACCCTATCGAGTGAATTTTGATTTGCACCGGGCGGGTGGGCTTTGGTTCTGGGGGGTTCTGCTGATGCTTTCCGTCAGCGGACTGTATCTCAATCTAGGCAAAGAAGTGTTCAAACCGATCGTTTCCATTTTTTCTTCTTACACAGCGACGCCGTTTGATCTGCGCGAGCCGCGACCGGTCGAGGATCCAATCGTTCCAAAGAGGAGCTTTCGTGAAATCATCCCGGTCGCAGAGCGCGAAGCGCAAGAACGGGGCTGGGACATGCCAGCGGGCGGCGCGTTTTATTCGGACTCGATAGGAGTCTATGTCGTGCGTTTCGGGCCAGACCATCCATCCGGTTTGGGGCGAGGCACAAACCATCTGTATTTTGACGGGATTGATGGAAAGGCTTTGGGGGCGCGTATTCCCGGAGAGGGAACGACGGGCGATCTTTTCATGCAGATTCAGTTTCCGCTTCACACCGGGCAGATCGCGGGATTGCCGGGGCGCATACTCATTTCAATCACAGGTCTCGTGGTCGCGCTGTTGTCCCTGACGGGTATTGTGATCTGGTGGAAGAAGCGTCTCCCCCGGACCAGGCCAGGGGTAAAATTGACGAGCGCTCGTCTGGAGACCAGAGACTCGTCTTCATGA
- a CDS encoding TonB-dependent siderophore receptor: protein MGEALNIFADQSKLEISVPTDATDGKMSSAVVGSFPSEEALRKLLSGTGLTYRVSDGKTIILKNVADADSLLSPIKVQGRFEGSVESAYGPVEGYVANRSASGSKTDSLLIETPRSISVISADKISDLQAPSIRESLRYTPNVAAEVYGTDNRPPQVIIRGFSSYGQTYLDGLSLPHSVYNSAEPDSYGTERIEVIRGPSSTLYGQSTPGGLINSVSKLPTEEAFGEIEALGGSFNQFQGRFDVGGPIDDEKKFLYRLTVSKRDGDTQVDFLEDKRLFVAPAFTWKPTSSTTITFRTHYQKDDSSPILQFAPTAGTVLPNPNGEISSSFFTGEPGFDRLDKEQFSFGLDLEHRVNDSLKFRHKLRYDHFTLDYRAVLGNNFQADNITLKRNAFTVDEEMKALASDNNVEAKFETGFVKHTALLGLDYKYHIADELLGFGATGTLNAFNPIYGQTNPAAAASIFQDSKEKAEQVGVYLQDQMKIQDDWVLTLGGRHDWANSEIVDRLDSTSLQINSAFTGQAGLVYLFDSGIAPYASYAESFNPQSGKDRLGEPFVPTTGTQYEAGVKYQPVDYNALFTVSVFELTQQNVTTPDPDNTNFNIQTGEIRSLGVETEAIAELTENFKLSAGASYTYTEVTKSNGTNLSKRPPLIPEITASVWGDYKVPAGDLKGLGLGGGVRYVGSSYGNATNTFKAPGYALLDTAVHYDMDDGVRLGLNVSNLLDEEYIASCLGSCYFGSRRVITGSVKYRW, encoded by the coding sequence TTGGGAGAGGCGCTCAATATTTTTGCGGATCAAAGCAAACTGGAGATCAGCGTTCCCACCGATGCGACCGACGGCAAGATGTCAAGCGCTGTGGTCGGATCGTTTCCTTCCGAAGAGGCGTTGCGCAAATTATTGTCGGGAACCGGGCTCACTTACAGGGTGTCTGACGGTAAGACGATCATTCTGAAAAATGTTGCAGATGCGGACAGTCTGCTCTCTCCGATCAAGGTGCAAGGTCGCTTTGAAGGCAGTGTTGAGTCCGCCTACGGCCCGGTCGAGGGTTACGTCGCAAATCGAAGCGCGAGCGGAAGCAAGACCGATTCGCTCCTGATCGAAACGCCGCGTTCAATATCGGTAATCAGCGCGGATAAAATATCGGACTTGCAGGCGCCCAGTATTCGGGAGAGTTTGCGTTACACGCCAAACGTTGCGGCGGAGGTGTACGGAACCGATAATCGCCCTCCTCAGGTCATCATTCGCGGCTTTTCCAGTTACGGTCAGACTTATCTCGATGGATTGAGTTTGCCGCATAGCGTTTACAACAGCGCAGAGCCTGATTCTTATGGGACGGAGCGCATTGAAGTGATTCGCGGGCCGTCCTCCACCCTTTACGGGCAATCCACGCCGGGCGGTTTGATCAATTCCGTATCTAAACTTCCGACTGAAGAGGCCTTTGGCGAAATCGAAGCGCTTGGCGGATCGTTCAATCAGTTTCAAGGCCGCTTTGATGTTGGCGGGCCGATTGATGATGAAAAAAAGTTTTTGTATCGATTGACGGTCTCGAAGCGCGATGGAGACACCCAGGTGGATTTTCTGGAAGACAAGCGACTCTTTGTGGCTCCCGCGTTCACCTGGAAGCCGACTTCCAGCACAACGATCACTTTCCGCACGCATTATCAGAAAGACGACAGTTCGCCGATTCTTCAGTTTGCGCCCACGGCGGGTACGGTTCTCCCCAACCCGAACGGAGAGATTTCGTCCAGTTTCTTCACGGGCGAACCAGGTTTTGACCGTCTCGATAAAGAGCAGTTTTCTTTCGGTCTCGATCTTGAGCATCGGGTGAATGATTCTCTGAAGTTCCGGCACAAACTGCGATACGACCACTTCACGCTGGATTACCGCGCAGTTCTTGGAAACAATTTTCAGGCCGACAACATCACCTTGAAGCGAAACGCCTTCACCGTGGATGAAGAAATGAAGGCGCTGGCATCAGACAACAATGTGGAAGCGAAGTTTGAAACGGGGTTTGTAAAACACACTGCTTTGCTGGGGCTGGACTACAAATACCACATCGCGGATGAGCTGTTGGGATTTGGCGCGACGGGTACGCTCAACGCCTTCAACCCGATCTATGGTCAGACGAATCCTGCGGCGGCGGCTTCAATTTTTCAGGATTCCAAAGAGAAGGCCGAGCAGGTCGGCGTATATCTTCAAGATCAAATGAAGATTCAGGACGACTGGGTTCTGACTTTGGGCGGCAGGCATGACTGGGCGAATTCGGAGATCGTCGATCGTCTCGATTCAACCAGTCTGCAAATCAACAGCGCGTTCACAGGTCAGGCGGGGCTGGTGTATCTCTTCGATAGCGGCATTGCGCCCTACGCGAGTTATGCCGAGTCCTTCAATCCGCAAAGCGGCAAGGATCGCCTGGGCGAACCCTTCGTGCCGACAACAGGAACGCAATACGAGGCCGGGGTCAAGTACCAGCCAGTTGATTACAACGCCTTGTTCACGGTCTCTGTTTTCGAATTGACCCAGCAGAACGTGACGACCCCCGATCCGGACAACACGAACTTCAATATTCAAACAGGGGAGATACGATCTCTTGGCGTTGAGACGGAAGCGATCGCCGAGTTGACGGAGAATTTCAAACTGAGCGCGGGCGCCAGTTACACCTACACGGAAGTGACCAAGAGCAACGGAACGAATCTCAGCAAGCGGCCGCCTCTCATTCCCGAGATCACAGCGTCGGTGTGGGGCGATTACAAGGTTCCCGCAGGCGATCTGAAGGGGCTGGGCCTTGGCGGAGGCGTGCGTTATGTGGGCTCCTCTTATGGCAACGCAACGAACACTTTCAAGGCGCCTGGCTACGCTCTGCTGGATACTGCGGTTCATTACGATATGGACGACGGCGTTCGTTTGGGTCTGAACGTCAGCAACCTGCTGGATGAGGAGTACATCGCGTCTTGTCTCGGTTCTTGTTATTTCGGATCGCGACGCGTGATCACGGGAAGCGTTAAGTATCGCTGGTAG
- a CDS encoding RNA polymerase sigma factor — MKIENEAGMQTQEKLHNAFKEYHDELLRHASFRMGTGDAGPDLVQDAFSKVLALPDLGHVKNIRAYLFRIVTNLSVDYLRNNKMRLRYLKFDDADNIADECSGELGAPEEYVVQQERVEKLIQALQSLPKDSRDMFILFKSKGWKQKQIARHYGVSLSTVEKKIKRAIKQCRDHLMD, encoded by the coding sequence ATGAAAATAGAAAACGAAGCTGGCATGCAAACGCAAGAGAAGTTGCATAATGCCTTCAAGGAATATCACGATGAATTGTTGCGCCATGCGTCTTTCCGGATGGGAACCGGGGACGCCGGACCAGATCTGGTTCAGGACGCATTTTCTAAAGTTCTGGCCCTGCCGGATTTGGGCCACGTCAAAAATATTCGGGCCTATCTGTTTCGCATCGTTACTAATTTGTCTGTTGATTATCTGCGGAACAATAAAATGAGATTGCGGTATTTGAAATTTGATGATGCGGATAACATTGCGGACGAATGCTCGGGTGAATTGGGCGCGCCTGAGGAGTATGTTGTGCAACAGGAGCGCGTTGAGAAATTGATCCAGGCCTTGCAATCGCTTCCGAAGGATTCTCGTGACATGTTCATCCTTTTCAAATCCAAAGGCTGGAAGCAAAAACAGATAGCAAGGCATTATGGAGTGTCATTAAGCACCGTCGAGAAAAAAATAAAACGGGCCATAAAGCAGTGCCGTGATCATTTGATGGATTAA
- a CDS encoding PAS domain-containing protein, with product MTLNTAKTNGFFGLFSNGDRNGLENQAKVDAISKSQAMIEFNMDGTVITANDNFCNAVGYTLDELVGAHHRTFCEKDYAHSTEYRQFWEKLNHGEFDSGMYKRIAKGCREIYIRATYNPIFDANGKPYKVVKFATDITEQTLKNADFAGKVDAISKSQAMIEFNMDGTVITANDNFCNAVGYALDELVGVHHRTFCEKDYAHSTEYKQFWEKLNRGEFDSGEYKRIAKGGREIYIQASYNPIFDPNGKLYKVVKFATDITEQTLKNADFAGKVDAISKSQAMIEFNMDGTVITANNNFCNAIGYTLDELTGIHHRTFCENSYAQSTEYTQFWEKLNRGEFDSGEYKRIAKGGREIYIQATYNPIFDPNGKPYKVVKFATDITEKIHKVNQILEAVTAMSQGDLTREIEVSGNDDLGQIGNGLQQLLETLRKNITVLSSNSGSLSAASQQLTATSQQMANNAENTASQSNIMSAAAELSAMSMSLQEIVNLFKLN from the coding sequence ATGACTTTGAACACAGCAAAAACAAATGGTTTTTTCGGACTTTTTAGCAATGGCGACCGAAATGGCCTGGAAAATCAGGCGAAAGTTGACGCGATATCAAAATCACAGGCGATGATCGAGTTTAATATGGATGGAACCGTCATCACTGCTAACGATAATTTCTGCAACGCCGTCGGCTACACGCTCGACGAACTGGTCGGCGCTCATCATAGAACCTTCTGCGAGAAAGATTACGCTCACAGCACGGAATACAGGCAGTTCTGGGAAAAGCTCAATCACGGGGAATTCGACTCAGGCATGTACAAGCGCATCGCCAAGGGATGCCGCGAGATCTATATTCGAGCCACCTACAATCCTATATTTGACGCTAACGGCAAACCTTACAAAGTCGTCAAATTCGCCACCGACATCACCGAACAGACTTTGAAGAACGCTGATTTTGCAGGTAAGGTCGATGCGATTTCAAAATCTCAGGCGATGATCGAGTTCAACATGGACGGAACCGTCATCACTGCCAACGATAATTTCTGTAACGCTGTCGGCTACGCGCTCGACGAACTGGTCGGCGTTCATCATAGAACCTTCTGCGAAAAAGATTACGCTCACAGCACGGAGTACAAGCAGTTCTGGGAAAAGCTCAATCGCGGCGAGTTCGATTCGGGCGAGTACAAACGCATCGCCAAAGGCGGTCGGGAAATCTACATTCAGGCCAGCTACAACCCGATATTCGATCCCAACGGCAAGCTCTACAAAGTCGTCAAATTCGCCACCGACATCACCGAACAGACTTTGAAGAACGCCGATTTTGCAGGCAAGGTCGATGCAATTTCAAAATCTCAGGCGATGATCGAGTTCAACATGGACGGAACCGTCATCACCGCCAACAATAATTTCTGCAACGCCATCGGCTACACGCTCGACGAGCTGACGGGAATTCACCACCGAACCTTCTGTGAAAATTCATACGCTCAAAGTACGGAGTACACACAGTTCTGGGAAAAACTCAATCGCGGCGAGTTCGATTCGGGCGAATACAAACGCATCGCCAAGGGCGGTCGGGAAATCTACATTCAGGCCACTTACAACCCGATTTTTGATCCTAATGGAAAACCTTACAAAGTCGTCAAATTCGCCACCGACATCACGGAGAAAATTCACAAGGTGAATCAAATTCTCGAAGCGGTGACCGCCATGAGCCAGGGCGACTTGACTCGTGAAATCGAAGTTTCAGGAAACGACGATCTCGGTCAGATAGGAAACGGTTTGCAACAATTGCTCGAAACTCTGCGAAAAAATATCACCGTCCTTTCCAGCAATTCCGGTTCGCTGTCCGCCGCTTCTCAACAATTGACAGCGACCAGCCAGCAGATGGCGAACAACGCCGAAAACACGGCGTCCCAATCCAACATCATGTCCGCCGCCGCTGAGCTTTCCGCAATGTCGATGTCCTTGCAGGAAATCGTCAACCTGTTCAAGTTGAATTGA
- a CDS encoding cation:proton antiporter, producing MHGVTDSIEFQMSLLLFTALGGYQLASRIAQPAVVGVMLAGIVIGPSVLGWVVYTDFVQSIAHLGAIILLFVIGLEFDLKTIGNWRYAIIGLFGVLLPWAGGYFLAEAYGFESHKAIIIGVALTATSIAITADVFREMGKLHTEAARAIIGAAIIDDILALLALAVSKQIVASAISIGAISLMVLKAIVFLAAGIYLGRVFISKFVSRISASRQSIQSPEFLFIFTMMMAFLYAMCAELMGLSSIVGAFIAGVSFEGVTPEIRKHLKTGTEYLRIIFGAVFFISLGILADIQAFTWDTIGFLLALTLVAMATKLIGCGLPAKFLGMNNRDALAVGLGMAPRGEVAMIIALLALNDKIIEQPAYVSLVMMSLLTTLMVPLILRNWIYPKQQSGDAA from the coding sequence ATGCATGGCGTGACCGATTCCATAGAATTTCAAATGAGCCTCCTGCTCTTCACCGCGCTGGGCGGCTACCAACTCGCATCTCGAATCGCACAACCCGCCGTGGTTGGCGTCATGCTGGCCGGTATCGTGATCGGCCCGAGCGTGTTGGGCTGGGTTGTCTATACAGATTTTGTTCAGAGCATCGCTCATCTCGGCGCCATTATCTTACTATTCGTCATTGGTTTGGAATTTGATCTCAAAACCATCGGCAACTGGCGCTACGCGATCATTGGACTCTTTGGGGTGCTCCTTCCCTGGGCGGGCGGTTATTTTCTAGCCGAGGCCTATGGCTTCGAATCACACAAGGCCATCATCATCGGCGTTGCGCTCACGGCCACCAGCATCGCGATCACCGCCGATGTGTTCAGGGAAATGGGAAAGCTCCATACGGAAGCGGCCCGCGCGATCATCGGCGCGGCGATCATCGACGACATCCTCGCTCTGCTGGCGCTGGCTGTTTCAAAACAAATCGTCGCCTCTGCCATTTCCATCGGAGCGATCAGCCTCATGGTTCTCAAAGCGATCGTGTTCCTCGCCGCGGGAATTTACCTCGGGCGAGTGTTCATTTCAAAATTTGTGTCGAGAATCAGCGCGTCCCGGCAATCGATTCAATCTCCTGAATTCTTATTCATCTTCACCATGATGATGGCGTTTTTATACGCCATGTGCGCCGAACTCATGGGGCTGTCTTCCATCGTCGGCGCGTTCATCGCAGGCGTTTCCTTTGAAGGCGTCACTCCGGAAATTCGCAAGCATTTAAAAACGGGAACGGAATATTTACGCATCATCTTTGGCGCCGTGTTTTTTATTTCCCTTGGAATCCTTGCAGACATCCAGGCTTTCACCTGGGACACCATCGGTTTTTTACTGGCTCTAACGCTGGTCGCCATGGCGACCAAACTGATAGGTTGCGGTCTGCCTGCAAAATTTTTAGGAATGAACAACCGGGATGCGCTCGCCGTAGGGCTGGGCATGGCTCCGCGCGGCGAAGTGGCGATGATCATCGCGCTACTGGCTTTGAACGATAAAATTATCGAACAGCCCGCCTATGTGTCTCTGGTGATGATGAGTCTGTTGACGACGCTCATGGTTCCCCTGATTCTGAGAAACTGGATATACCCCAAACAACAAAGCGGTGATGCCGCCTGA
- a CDS encoding magnesium transporter, whose translation MPDTTAVIQALNQRYFQRYPEEALRRLEDMTPEDATVLLKSQPPAVAASLIERMTPDFSAEIIVLLPEPMARAVLASANLASIVTMMGQLDYTEKEHCMSLADASLQQELRRLMDYPEDSAGRFMDTRVPSFRETMTVQQCLRRIRQLKSKPTRILYVIDANNRLVSQVEMQDLILSDARSEILMISRPLKAVATPMDPREEVVAKLEEYKLSGLPVLNIDRQLMGVIRHDAMVKAVEEEATVDIQTMFGVSKDERALSGPVFAVRKRLPWLQINLLTAFLAASVVGLFEGLISQFTALAVLLPVVAGQSGNAGAQALAVTMRGLALREISSRQWKQVLYKEVRVGFLNGVAVAATTGIGVYYWSRSLGLAAVISMAMVLSMVAAGFAGASVPIILTRLGQDPATASSIILTTVTDVAGFFSFLGIATLLSAFL comes from the coding sequence ATGCCGGACACCACCGCCGTTATTCAAGCCTTGAACCAGCGCTATTTTCAGCGCTACCCGGAAGAGGCCCTGCGTCGTCTGGAAGACATGACTCCCGAGGATGCGACTGTTTTGTTAAAGTCGCAACCCCCTGCGGTGGCGGCTTCGTTGATCGAGCGGATGACGCCTGATTTTTCTGCTGAAATAATCGTACTCCTTCCAGAACCGATGGCGCGCGCGGTGTTGGCGAGCGCTAATTTGGCAAGCATCGTCACAATGATGGGTCAACTGGATTATACGGAAAAAGAGCATTGCATGTCGCTCGCCGACGCTTCTCTTCAGCAAGAATTACGCAGGTTGATGGACTATCCCGAAGATTCGGCGGGACGCTTTATGGACACGCGCGTGCCCAGTTTTCGTGAGACGATGACCGTTCAGCAATGCTTGCGGCGTATCCGTCAACTCAAGTCGAAGCCCACGCGCATTTTGTATGTGATCGACGCCAACAACCGGCTGGTCTCCCAGGTCGAGATGCAGGATTTGATTTTGTCCGATGCGCGCTCTGAGATTCTCATGATCAGCCGTCCGCTTAAAGCAGTGGCGACGCCGATGGACCCGCGCGAAGAAGTGGTGGCGAAGCTCGAAGAGTACAAACTCAGCGGTCTGCCGGTGTTGAATATCGACCGCCAATTGATGGGCGTGATTCGACACGATGCGATGGTGAAGGCTGTGGAAGAAGAGGCGACGGTGGACATCCAGACAATGTTCGGCGTGAGCAAGGACGAGCGCGCGCTTTCAGGCCCCGTGTTCGCCGTTCGAAAACGCTTGCCCTGGTTGCAGATCAATCTTCTCACCGCGTTTTTAGCCGCGTCCGTCGTTGGATTGTTTGAAGGGCTGATTTCACAGTTCACAGCCCTTGCGGTTTTGTTGCCGGTCGTGGCGGGCCAGTCGGGCAACGCCGGGGCGCAGGCGCTGGCGGTGACAATGCGCGGTCTGGCCCTGCGCGAAATCAGTTCGCGTCAGTGGAAGCAGGTGTTGTACAAGGAAGTTCGAGTCGGTTTCCTGAACGGCGTCGCAGTCGCCGCAACCACCGGAATCGGCGTGTATTACTGGAGCCGTTCGTTGGGGCTGGCGGCGGTGATATCTATGGCGATGGTGTTGTCGATGGTGGCGGCGGGTTTTGCCGGCGCTTCAGTCCCGATCATATTAACGCGTTTGGGGCAGGACCCTGCGACCGCCTCGTCCATCATCCTGACCACGGTGACCGACGTGGCGGGTTTCTTTTCTTTTCTCGGTATTGCGACTCTGCTTTCGGCGTTCCTTTGA
- a CDS encoding magnesium transporter, translating to MSEVTELTLDFLKNHPHDASLVLESMPPDTCAVFFQTIPPALAAGLIEPMPFDRAARLFAAMRASTAAAIIVKMNADDAAAALRLIAGSTRDRLLAELPANRKNTFRKQTQYPADTVGAWMDAFPIEIGETLSVGDTRRWLRQQERDLENGLFVIGAQGGVTGMIGLSQLALARNNLPVGKLMTTEFNCIQDRADLQSVRDLDDWERFDALPVVNHNQQFVGALTWRNLDKALSINGSGANSVKVLPLFGDIFKGFLEGMIQVVDWLSNQPRTEKDASRIDAAQEER from the coding sequence ATGAGTGAAGTTACAGAACTGACACTGGATTTTTTGAAAAATCATCCACACGACGCTTCTCTTGTTCTGGAATCCATGCCGCCAGACACCTGCGCGGTATTTTTTCAAACCATTCCTCCAGCCTTAGCCGCCGGTTTGATTGAACCCATGCCCTTTGATCGCGCGGCGCGCCTGTTTGCGGCGATGCGCGCTTCCACAGCGGCGGCGATCATAGTGAAAATGAACGCGGATGATGCGGCGGCGGCCTTGCGTTTGATCGCAGGCTCGACTCGCGATCGACTGTTGGCAGAGCTTCCAGCGAACCGGAAAAATACTTTCCGTAAGCAGACGCAATATCCAGCGGACACGGTGGGCGCCTGGATGGATGCCTTCCCGATTGAAATTGGCGAAACCTTGAGCGTGGGCGATACTCGGAGATGGTTGCGTCAACAAGAGCGCGACCTTGAAAACGGACTGTTTGTTATCGGCGCGCAGGGCGGGGTGACGGGTATGATCGGTCTTTCGCAGTTGGCTTTGGCCAGAAACAACCTTCCTGTAGGCAAGTTGATGACCACAGAGTTTAATTGCATTCAGGATCGGGCGGATTTGCAATCGGTTCGCGATCTGGACGACTGGGAGCGTTTCGACGCCTTGCCTGTGGTCAACCACAATCAGCAATTTGTCGGCGCGCTCACCTGGAGAAATCTCGACAAGGCGCTGTCGATTAACGGGTCGGGCGCGAATTCGGTGAAGGTATTGCCCTTGTTTGGCGATATTTTCAAAGGATTTTTAGAGGGGATGATCCAGGTTGTGGACTGGTTGTCCAATCAACCGCGCACGGAGAAAGACGCATCCAGAATCGACGCGGCACAGGAGGAACGATAA
- a CDS encoding mechanosensitive ion channel → MDALSPWIDQLKVQASQWLDLFLNFAPDLLGSLLIVLAGVLVARLLKSFCLSFTMGVNVLLARIFRGGILARFRLSPTFINLFSKIVFWLTILFFASLATQMLGMTAFSIWLNRLAAYVPTLFAGGLVILVGILVSTLARDLVASALDSSQIQNSRLFAAFAQGAVLITAVVIGLDQMSMDITFLVVIVSVLMGTILGGFVAAVALGARDLVSNLIGSHEQQKRYPLGQRIRIGDTEGTVLEWTPTSVVLSTEEGRVTVPARLFQSQPTLLYIKDVGNE, encoded by the coding sequence ATGGACGCCTTGTCCCCCTGGATCGACCAATTGAAGGTGCAGGCAAGTCAGTGGCTTGACTTGTTCTTGAACTTTGCTCCCGATCTATTGGGTTCGTTGTTGATCGTTTTGGCGGGCGTTCTAGTCGCACGCTTGCTCAAGAGTTTTTGCCTCAGTTTCACGATGGGGGTTAATGTTCTGCTGGCGCGGATTTTTCGCGGTGGAATACTGGCCCGGTTTCGCTTGTCCCCAACCTTCATTAATTTATTCAGCAAAATTGTTTTTTGGCTGACCATTCTGTTCTTTGCCAGTCTGGCGACCCAGATGCTGGGTATGACAGCTTTCTCCATCTGGCTCAATCGCCTGGCCGCTTATGTGCCGACCTTGTTCGCAGGCGGCCTGGTCATCCTCGTGGGTATATTGGTCAGCACGCTGGCTCGCGACCTGGTCGCGTCGGCGCTCGATTCTTCGCAGATTCAGAATTCGCGTCTCTTTGCCGCTTTTGCGCAGGGCGCGGTGCTCATCACGGCGGTGGTGATCGGTCTGGATCAAATGTCGATGGACATCACCTTTCTGGTGGTCATCGTTTCGGTGTTGATGGGAACGATTCTGGGCGGCTTTGTTGCGGCGGTGGCCTTGGGCGCGCGGGATTTGGTAAGTAATCTCATCGGTTCACACGAACAGCAGAAACGTTATCCTCTGGGACAAAGAATCCGTATCGGCGATACCGAGGGAACAGTGCTTGAATGGACGCCGACCTCTGTCGTGCTTTCCACTGAAGAAGGACGCGTAACCGTGCCCGCCCGATTGTTTCAATCGCAACCGACCCTGCTTTATATAAAGGATGTCGGAAATGAGTGA